GTAAGCAACTAGATAGAAGATGATTTGTTCAAAAAAGAAGGTCTGATGCAAAATAACCAGTGGTACTAGTAAGTAACCTGCTTGGGCGATACCGGAGTAAGCCATGAGGCGCTTCACATTTTTTTGTCGTAGCGCCAGCGTATTTCCGACAATCATAGACAAACCAGCTACAATTGATAAAACCCATAGCATCCCACTAAAGACACTTTGATTGGTTTCTTGATTAAATAACCCAGCAAAACTTAAAATCATCACGCGGATGAGGAGCGCAAAACCAGCTCCCTTAGAAACAACTGCCAAAAAAGCAGTAACTGGGGTAGCGGCTCCCTGATACACGTCAGGTGCCCACATATGATTAGGTACCGCTGAGATTTTAAACGTCAGACCTGCCACGAGAAAGACAAAGCCGATCAAAATCATCGGACCGAATCCACTTTGGTACGCTTCTGACAAACGTTGGGTCATTTCGTACAGATTCGTTGTACCGCTAAATCCGTATAGATAAGACATTCCAAACAGCGTAACAGCGGTAGAAATTCCCCCTGCCACTACGTACTTAAAGGCAGATTCGTTGCTATCCATCCGTTTCTTCCGCATACCCACCATGATATACGAAGCCAAAGAAAGTAGCTCTAGTCCTACGAATAACGTGATTAAATCAGCTGAAGAAGCCATCACCATACAGCCAACTAGTCCCATTAGCATTAAATAGTAGAACTCTCCAAAATGAACAACCTCATCTGTTTTCTTTATATAGCTGATCGACATTAGTAAAGCAAACGCGACCCCAGCTAACAATATCAGTTTAAACGCACTGCCAAAATGATCTACCCGCATCATATCTGCCATATAAACGACAGGTTCTTGTAGCGAAGTCACATTAGATACAATGAAGTAGCCAGCTATAAGAACGCCTAGTAGTGATAGCCAACCCATGATAGTCCGATTCAAACGCTTACCTGCAATCAAGTCAACAAGGGACAGGACAGTGGCAAAACCAAGAATCGTAAACTCCGGCAGGAGATAACTCCAGTTATAAGAAAAAATATCTTTTACGTCCATCGTTTACCCTCCTATTCCCGTCACATGGATGACAATGTTTTTAAGCGTTTCTTGTAAGGGATTGCTTAACATCGCTGGATAAACACCAATCAAGATGATAAATCCTAGCAATACAACAATCGGAATTACCTCCATCGGCTGTGCATCGGCCAAATCCAGATGCTTTTCTTTTGTTGGACCATACGTTATGGCCATCACGGCACGCAACACATAGACCGCAGTAAATATAATACCTAAGGTACCAATCGCCGCTAACACTGGTTGACTCGCAAATAAGCCAAGGAAGGCAAAAAACTCGCTGATAAAGCCTGACATCCCCGGCAATCCCAAGGAAGCCATTCCCGCAGCTAGGAAGACACCACTTACAAAAGGCATTGATTTAGCTAATCCACCTAGCTGATCTAGTTGAGAAGTACCTGTGCGATCCCAAATGATTCCCACTAAGAAGAACATTAGCGCTGAAATAAAGCCATGTGATATCACTTGGAATAAAGCTCCTTGAAAACCAAACTGATTCATAGAAGCAAAGCCTAACAAGATAACACCCATATGGCTAATACTGGAGTAGGCTAAAACCATTTTGAGATCTTTTTGAACAAAGGCAAGCGCTGCTCCGTACAAAATATTAACTAAACCGAGAATTGCCATTCCTGTAGCAAAATATTGAACCGTTTCGGGAAAAAATCCAATCCCCATGCGTAACAACCCGTAGGCTCCCATTTTTAAGAGGATACCAGAGTGAATCATGACGATAGCCGGTGGAGCTTGAACATGGACTCTTAACATCCAAGTATGGAAAGGGAAGATCGGAAGCTTAATTCCAAAAGCTATAAATAGTACCAGGAACAGTCCCCAACGGAATGTCTCTGGGACATGTTCAATAAATGCATTGTTTGGTGAAGTTAGTGCCTCTGTCAGCACGGGTATACTCATAGTTGGTTCTTGTGTCACAATTGCACTCACAAAAAACAACGTGATAAATCCGACCAACATTAGTGCCGAGCCAATTCCGTTAT
This is a stretch of genomic DNA from Brevibacillus laterosporus DSM 25. It encodes these proteins:
- the nuoN gene encoding NADH-quinone oxidoreductase subunit NuoN, with the translated sequence MDVKDIFSYNWSYLLPEFTILGFATVLSLVDLIAGKRLNRTIMGWLSLLGVLIAGYFIVSNVTSLQEPVVYMADMMRVDHFGSAFKLILLAGVAFALLMSISYIKKTDEVVHFGEFYYLMLMGLVGCMVMASSADLITLFVGLELLSLASYIMVGMRKKRMDSNESAFKYVVAGGISTAVTLFGMSYLYGFSGTTNLYEMTQRLSEAYQSGFGPMILIGFVFLVAGLTFKISAVPNHMWAPDVYQGAATPVTAFLAVVSKGAGFALLIRVMILSFAGLFNQETNQSVFSGMLWVLSIVAGLSMIVGNTLALRQKNVKRLMAYSGIAQAGYLLVPLVILHQTFFFEQIIFYLVAYLLMAFGAFALIMVVTEDRKTQDIKAFAGLYHRSPLAALAMTLFLLSLAGIPISAGFFGKFYIFLSAIGSGSFWLAGIMLATSVVSYYYYFGIIRQMYMRAGETEAALRLPIGVTIIVVLAALGTFVFGLVPEVLIQYIHTHFNPMFNLGDML
- a CDS encoding complex I subunit 4 family protein, with the translated sequence MLNSYLLSLLTFSPLLALLILLFVPKQQVSTVKQIGVLGTLVPLILALMMFGAFDYQQRGNQFEEHATWIQIPASITADQQLYNLHIDYEMGVDGISMPLILMTAIIGTLAAVASWGIKKRAKEYFVFFHLLLIGMFGVFAAQNLLLFFLFFEITLVAMYFLIGIWGYTDREKAANRFLLYNGIGSALMLVGFITLFFVSAIVTQEPTMSIPVLTEALTSPNNAFIEHVPETFRWGLFLVLFIAFGIKLPIFPFHTWMLRVHVQAPPAIVMIHSGILLKMGAYGLLRMGIGFFPETVQYFATGMAILGLVNILYGAALAFVQKDLKMVLAYSSISHMGVILLGFASMNQFGFQGALFQVISHGFISALMFFLVGIIWDRTGTSQLDQLGGLAKSMPFVSGVFLAAGMASLGLPGMSGFISEFFAFLGLFASQPVLAAIGTLGIIFTAVYVLRAVMAITYGPTKEKHLDLADAQPMEVIPIVVLLGFIILIGVYPAMLSNPLQETLKNIVIHVTGIGG